The following proteins are encoded in a genomic region of Brachypodium distachyon strain Bd21 chromosome 1, Brachypodium_distachyon_v3.0, whole genome shotgun sequence:
- the LOC100840900 gene encoding uncharacterized protein At3g17950, with amino-acid sequence MDLDGDLMPSSPSVDSSPSSSDLDTESTGSFFRDRSTTLGTLMGVSVFGGAQRRAALPREDSGRQTRAAPEEEQGRRACVWRRRRRRRRGGGSWWRLCRDDNGGPPTRLGEFLDMERQLAGADFLCDGGGPREPEAASVAATALFEDGRVRPPQPQQQTAAPQEERGRWRLQRAAEGSSSSSSLARLPVLLTGICSGGAG; translated from the exons ATGGACCTTGATGGCGACCTGATGCCGTCCTCCCCCTCCGTCGActcctcgccgtcctcctccgatCTCGACACCGAG TCGACGGGGTCATTCTTTCGGGACCGGAGCACGACGCTGGGGACGCTGATGGGCGTGTCGGTGTTCGGCGGTGCGCAGCGGCGGGCAGCGCTGCCGAGGGAGGACAGCGGGAGGCAgacgcgggcggcgccggaggaggaacaggggcggcgcgcgtgcgtgtggagacggaggaggcggcggcggcggggcggcgggagCTGGTGGCGGCTGTGCCGCGACGACAACGGCGGGCCGCCCACGAGGCTCGGCGAGTTCCTGGACATGGAGAGgcagctcgccggcgccgattTCCTgtgcgacggcggcggcccgcggGAGCCCGAGGCGGCTTCCGTGGCGGCCACGGCGCTGTTCGAGGACGGGAGAGTGCGCCcaccgcagccgcagcagcagacaGCGGCTCCgcaggaggagagggggaggtggcggctgcagagggcggcggaggggtcatcgtcctcgtcgtcgctggCGAGGCTGCCGGTCCTGCTCACCGGCATCTGCAGCGGCGGAGCGGGGTAG
- the LOC104582204 gene encoding RING-H2 finger protein ATL39 — MTITPSDAILVSCEVVFTVVIVLTALFCCRRSAEADADAAADRPAARLVVVQVRRPAAAVAPAPVKLPCFPYSAAGRRPSEKLVCVICLEVFLDGAICSEVPACRHLFHRKCIDVWMKRKTTCPLCRASIVSGSERVPVGDEMV; from the coding sequence ATGACGATTACTCCGAGTGACGCGATCCTCGTCTCGTGCGAGGTCGTGTTCACGGTCGTGATAGTGCTTACGGCGCTCTTCTGCTGCCGCAGATCAGCAGAGGCGGACGCGGACGCGGCCGCCGATCGACCTGCCGCGCGTCTGGTGGTGGTACAGGTacgacggccggcggcggcggtggcgccggcgcccgtgAAGCTGCCGTGCTTCCCGTACTCAGCGGCGGGCAGGAGGCCGTCGGAGAAGCTGGTGTGCGTCATCTGTCTGGAGGTGTTCCTGGACGGGGCGATCTGCAGCGAGGTTCCCGCGTGCCGGCACTTGTTCCACCGGAAGTGCATCGACGTGTGGATGAAGAGAAAAACCACCTGCCCGCTGTGCAGAGCTAGTATCGTCAGTGGATCAGAACGAGTACCAGTTGGGGATGAGATGGTTTAG
- the LOC100840293 gene encoding ribonucleoside-diphosphate reductase small chain, producing MPAALTLVPACDAEEPLLAESSDRFSMFPIRFPQIWEFYKKAVASFWTAEEVDLSSDARHWDTTLSNDERHFVSHVLAFFAASDGIVLENLASRFMSDVQVAEARAFYGFQIAIENIHSEMYSLLIETYIREDVEKDRLFRAVDTIPAVRRKAEWAMRWIDGGERFAERLVAFACVEGIFFSGSFCAIFWLKKRGLMPGLTFSNELISRDEGLHCDFACLLYDILRSKLDESRVREIVGDAVDIEREFVCDALPCALVGMNGDLMSQYIEFVADRLLMALGCKKMYNATNPFDWMELISLQGKTNFFEKRVGDYQKASVMSNLNGGAATNHVFSIDEDF from the coding sequence ATGCCGGCCGCCCTGACCTTGGTGCCCGCTTGCGACGCGGAGGAGCCGCTGCTGGCAGAGTCGTCGGACCGCTTCTCCATGTTCCCCATCCGGTTCCCTCAGATCTGGGAGTTCTACAAGAAGGCGGTGGCGTCCTTctggacggcggaggaggtggaccTCTCCTCCGACGCGCGCCACTGGGACACCACGCTGTCCAACGACGAGCGCCACTTCGTCTCCCACGTgctcgccttcttcgccgcctccGACGGCATCGTCCTCGAGAACCTCGCGTCCCGGTTCATGTCCGACGTCCAGGTCGCCGAGGCCCGCGCCTTCTACGGCTTCCAGATCGCCATCGAGAACATCCACTCTGAGATGTACTCCCTGCTTATCGAGACCTACATCCGGGAGGACGTCGAGAAGGACCGTCTTTTCCGCGCCGTCGACACCATCCCCGCCGTGCGCCGCAAGGCCGAATGGGCCATGCGCTGgatcgacggcggcgagcgcttTGCCGAGCGCCTGGTCGCCTTCGCCTGCGTCGAGGGGATATTCTTCTCGGGCTCCTTCTGCGCCATCTTCTGGCTCAAGAAGCGCGGCCTCATGCCGGGCCTAACTTTCTCCAACGAGCTTATCTCCCGCGACGAAGGCCTGCACTGCGACTTTGCCTGCCTCCTCTACGACATCCTCCGGAGCAAGCTGGACGAGTCACGCGTCCGTGAGATCGTCGGCGACGCCGTTGACATCGAGAGGGAGTTTGTCTGCGACGCGCTCCCTTGCGCTCTCGTGGGCATGAACGGCGACCTTATGAGCCAGTACATCGAGTTCGTCGCGGACCGCCTGCTCATGGCGCTGGGCTGCAAGAAGATGTACAACGCCACAAACCCATTCGACTGGATGGAGCTGATCTCCCTGCAGGGAAAGACCAATTTCTTCGAGAAGCGTGTTGGAGACTACCAGAAGGCCTCCGTCATGTCCAACCtcaacggcggcgccgctaccaaccaCGTCTTCAGCATCGACGAGGACTTCTGA
- the LOC100843730 gene encoding GDSL esterase/lipase At5g37690, translating into MAALATTAVAIAILALAAVTGVALGTAAKGPVIYIFGDSMSDVGNNNYLLLSVAKCDYPWYGIDYEGGYPTGRFTNGRTIGDIMAAKFGVPPPPPFLSLYMTDDEVLGGVNFASGGAGLLNETGIYFVEYLSFDNQISYFEQTKNAMIDKIGKKAAEEVVHGAIFQIGLGSNDYVNNFLRPFMADGIVYTHDEFIDLLMDTIDQQLTRLYNLGARKVWFTGLAPLGCIPSQRVLSDSGECLEDVNAYALQFNAAAKDLLVRLNAKLPGARMSLADCYSVVMELIEHPKKYGFTTSHTSCCDVDTSVGGLCLPTADVCADRAEFVFWDAYHTSDAANQVIAARLYADMVSADAGVQASGNNTTAGSATPPVVRSPPHAARPIPRPVRGSGNGTASSAPGVVRSPRAARTPPRPMRGSNGTATSAPRVVRSPPQAAPPPKA; encoded by the exons ATGGCAGCTCTTGCGACCACGGCCGTCGCCATTGCCATCCTCGCGCTTGCGGCCGTCACCGGCGTAGCTCTGGGAACGGCAGCCAAGGGGCCGGTGATCTACATTTTCGGTGACTCGATGTCTGACGTCGGGAACAACAACTACCTGCTCCTCTCCGTCGCCAAGTGCGACTACCCCTGGTACGGCATTGACTACGAGGGCGGGTACCCCACCGGGAGGTTCACCAATGGCAGGACCATCGGAGACATCATGG CTGCCAAGTTCGgcgtcccgccgccgccgccgttcctcTCCCTGTACATGACCGACGACGAGGTCCTCGGCGGTGTGAACTTCGCGTCCGGCGGTGCAGGGCTTCTCAACGAGACCGGCATTTACTTC GTTGAGTACCTGTCGTTCGACAACCAGATATCGTACTTCGAGCAGACCAAGAACGCGATGATCGACAAGATCGGCAAgaaggccgccgaggaggtggTCCATGGCGCAATCTTCCAAATCGGACTTG GGAGCAACGACTACGTGAACAACTTTTTGCGTCCGTTCATGGCGGACGGCATCGTGTACACCCACGACGAGTTCATCGACCTCCTCATGGACACCATCGACCAGCAGCTCACG AGGCTGTACAATCTCGGGGCGCGGAAAGTGTGGTTCACGGGCCTTGCCCCGCTCGGCTGCATCCCGTCGCAGCGCGTCCTCTCGGACAGCGGCGAGTGCCTAGAAGACGTGAACGCGTACGCCCTTCAGTTCAACGCCGCGGCCAAAGACCTGCTAGTCCGCCTCAACGCCAAGCTCCCTGGCGCGCGCATGTCGCTGGCCGACTGCTACTCCGTCGTCATGGAGCTCATCGAGCACCCCAAGAAATACG GGTTCACGACGTCGCACACGTCGTGCTGCGACGTGGACACGTCGGTGGGGGGCCTGTGCCTGCCGACGGCGGACGTGtgcgccgaccgcgccgagTTCGTGTTCTGGGACGCGTACCACACCTCCGACGCCGCCAACCAGGTCATCGCCGCCCGCCTCTACGCCGACATGGTcagcgccgacgccggcgtgcAGGCCAGCGGTAATAACACGACCGCCGGCTCTGCCACGCCTCCCGTCGTTCGGTCGCCGCCCCACGCCGCGCGGCCAATTCCCCGGCCTGTGCGTGGGAGCGGCAACGGCACCGCCTCTTCTGCGCCTGGCGTCGTAAGATCACCCCGTGCTGCGCGCACGCCTCCTCGGCCCATGCGTGGCAGCAACGGCACGGCCACATCCGCGCCTCGCGTCGTCCGGTCACCACCCcaagcagcgccgcctcccaAGGCTTGA
- the LOC100844035 gene encoding endoglucanase 17, protein MASAAKAMAVVAATVLLLSTAAMAQHNYADALHKSILFFEGQRSGRLPPDQRVRWRRDSALNDGATAGVDLTGGYYDAGDNVKFGFPMAFTATLMSWGLIDFGRSFGSHEGEARKAVRWATDYLMKATATPNTVYVQVGDAFRDHSCWERPEDMDTPRTVYKVDPAHPGSDVAAETAAALAAGSIVFREADPASSKRLLDRAVSVFAFADKYRGAYSSSLHAAVCPCYCDYDGYQDELLWGAAWLHKASRQRVYRDYIKKNEVALGASESINEFGWDNKHAGINVLISKEVLMGKDQFFQSFRVNADNFICTLLPGISNHPQIQYSPGGLLFKVGNSNMQHVTSLSFLLLAYSNYLSHANARVACGGASSASPVQLRRVAKRQVDYILGDNPLRMSYMVGYGARFPRRIHHRGSSLPSVSAHPARIGCKAGAAYYGSSAPNPNLLVGAVVGGPSNTSDNFPDARAVFQQSEPTTYINAPLLGLLAYFSVHPSI, encoded by the exons atggcgtcggcggcgaaggcAATGGCGGTGGTGGCCGCAACGGTGCTGCTCCTCTCGACGGCCGCCATGGCCCAGCACAACTACGCCGACGCGCTCCACAAGAGCATCCTCTTCTTCGAGGGCCAGCGCTCCGGCCGCCTCCCGCCCGACCAGCGCGTCCGCTGGCGCCGCGACTCCGCCCTCAACGACGGCGCCACAGCCGGG GTGGACCTGACGGGAGGGTACTACGACGCGGGGGACAACGTCAAGTTCGGGTTCCCGATGGCGTTCACGGCGACGCTCATGTCGTGGGGGCTGATCGACTTCGGGCGCAGCTTCGGGTCGCACGAGGGGGAGGCCAGGAAGGCGGTGCGGTGGGCGACGGACTACCTGATGAAGGCCACGGCCACGCCCAACACGGTGTACGTGCAGGTCGGGGACGCGTTCAGGGACCACTCGTGCTGGGAGCGGCCCGAGGACATGGACACGCCCCGGACCGTCTATAAGGTCGACCCGGCCCACCCGGGCTCCGACGTCGCCGCcgagaccgccgccgcgctcgccgccggatCCATCGTCTTCCGCGAGGCCGACCCGGCATCCTCCAAGCGCCTCCTCGACCGCGCCGTCTCC GTGTTCGCGTTTGCGGATAAGTACAGAGGGGCCTACAGCAGCAGCCTCCACGCGGCCGTGTGCCCCTGCTACTGCGACTACGACGGGTACCAG GACGAGCTGCTGTGGGGCGCGGCGTGGCTGCACAAGGCTTCGCGCCAGCGGGTGTACCGCGACTACATCAAGAAGAACGAGGTGGCGCTCGGCGCCAGCGAGAGCATCAACGAGTTCGGCTGGGACAACAAACACGCCGGCATCAACGTCCTCATCTCCAAG GAGGTCTTGATGGGTAAGGATCAGTTTTTCCAGTCCTTCCGCGTGAACGCCGACAACTTCATCTGCACCCTCCTTCCCGGCATCTCCAACCATCCCCAGATCCAGTACTCTCCAG GTGGCCTCCTGTTCAAGGTGGGCAACAGCAACATGCAGCACGTGACGTCGCTGTCCTTCCTCCTGCTCGCCTACTCCAACTATTTGAGCCACGCCAACGCGCGGGTTgcgtgcggcggcgcctcctccgcctcccccgtCCAGCTCCGCCGCGTCGCCAAGCGCCAG GTGGACTACATCCTGGGCGACAACCCGCTGCGGATGTCGTACATGGTGGGGTACGGGGCCCGGTTCCCGAGGCGCATCCACCACCGCGGGAGCTCGCTGCCGTCGGTGTCGGCCCACCCGGCCCGGATCGGCTGCAAGGCCGGCGCGGCCTACTACGGAAGCAGCGCGCCCAACCCCAACCTCCTCGTGGGCGCCGTGGTGGGCGGGCCCAGCAACACCAGCGACAACTTCCCCGACGCGCGGGCCGTCTTCCAGCAGTCCGAGCCCACCACCTACATCAACGCGCCGCTGCTCGGCCTGCTCGCCTACTTCTCCGTCCACCCCAGTATTTGA
- the LOC100840601 gene encoding signal recognition particle 9 kDa protein, giving the protein MVYFDSWDEFVERSVQLFRADPITTRYVMKYRHCDGKLVLKVTDNRECLKFKTDQAQDAKKMEKLNNIFFALMTHGPDADISEVSGKEQAEQQQSKKGRGRRQ; this is encoded by the exons ATGGTGTACTTCGATTCGTGGGACGAGTTCGTCGAACGGTCCGTGCAGCTCTTCCGCGCCGACCCCATCACC ACTCGCTATGTGATGAAGTACCGGCACTGCGATGGGAAGCTCGTGCTCAAGGTCACCGACAACCGCGAG TGCTTGAAGTTTAAGACAGATCAAGCTCAGGACGCAAAGAAGATGGAAAAGCTGAACAACATATTTTTTGCTCTCATGACTCATGGACCTGATG CCGATATAAGTGAAGTTTCAGGCAAGGAACAGGCAGAACAACAGCAATCAAAGAAAGGAAGGGGCAGGAGGCAGTAG
- the LOC100843421 gene encoding transcription factor MYB20 codes for MGRQPCCDKVGLKKGPWTAEEDQKLVRFLLTHDHYCWRVIPKLAGLLRCGKSCRLRWINYLRPDIKRGLLSDEEEKLVIDLHMQLGNRWSKIAAQLPGRTDNEIKNHWNTHIKKKLRRMGIDPVTHLPMQEIHPLEQPRQQQPSSQLDDAELSLRLDNEDEKAIVPMIQPPQEITAVPPPKGNCSTTFGMDVADCPEPMCLSGIGMDGITEAGWDSFAYGGLGVDPFDQYYPGGGFDPTGSDAILGTLHID; via the exons ATGGGGAGGCAGCCGTGCTGCGACAAGGTGGGCCTAAAGAAGGGGCcgtggacggcggaggaggatcagAAGCTCGTCAGATTCCTCCTCACCCACGATCACTACTGCTGGCGCGTCATCCCCAAGCTCGCAG GGTTGCTGAGGTGCGGGAAGAGTTGCAGGTTGAGGTGGATCAACTACCTGAGGCCCGACATCAAGAGGGGTCTCCTctccgacgaggaggagaagcttGTCATCGACCTGCACATGCAGCTCGGCAACAG GTGGTCCAAGATCGCTGCACAGCTCCCGGGGAGGACGGACAACGAGATCAAGAACCACTGGAACACCCACATCAAGAAGAAGCTCCGCAGGATGGGCATCGACCCCGTCACACACCTGCCCATGCAAGAGATCCATCCTCTCGAACAACCGCGACAGCAACAGCCGTCGTCGCAGCTAGACGACGCTGAGCTTTCGCTACGACTAGATAATGAGGATGAGAAGGCGATAGTTCCAATGATCCAACCGCCACAGGAGATCACGGCTGTGCCACCGCCCAAAGGCAACTGCTCGACGACATTCGGCATGGACGTGGCCGACTGTCCAGAGCCCATGTGTCTTTCCGGCATCGGCATGGATGGCATCACCGAAGCGGGCTGGGACAGCTTCGCGTACGGCGGATTGGGCGTCGATCCATTCGACCAATATTACCCAGGCGGCGGCTTCGACCCGACTGGCTCTGACGCTATCCTAGGAACATTGCACATAGATTAG